Part of the Nitrospirota bacterium genome, GGCTGCCGCGGCTGTTGCGGCGTGCGCGGAGACGGCGGAGACGGCGCCGGCGCAGGAGCTGGTGATGGAGCTGGTGATGGAGCTGGAGCAGGGATATCCGGAGGTACTGTATCAGGAGCGGGTGGCGGAGGCGGCTCGGGAATGCCATCCGGCGGAAGCGCTCCTCCTTCATCAGGCGGAGCCTGGGTGAGGAGCGGCATGCGCTCCGAAGTCCCGAGAGCGGCATAGGCGGGCGCGGCTGCGCACAGCACGAGTATCGAGAGGAAAAGGAAGACGCAGTGTATCGCAAACGGTTGCTTCAGCCGCAAAGATGCCTCCTTCTACTTACTTTTTTAAGATAAAGCATTTACCACGAGGTGTCAAGGAAAAATGTGCCGAAACAGCGCCGATGAACGGCAGTGCACGAGAGAGAAAAAACAAAAAGACGGCGCACGTTGAAGAGAACAAACATTTGTAGTATCATAAAGAAGTTTGGCCCGCTGTACGCGGCGGGCATTACCATCCGCAAGTGAAGGTGTGCATGAAAATGAAGAACAGGATATACGGCGATCATAGGGGATTTACTCTGGTCGAGCTTCTGGTCGTTATGGTCATCATCGGGCTCCTCGCCGCGCTCGTTGCTCCGCGCCTCTTCCCCAAGCTGGGCAAGGGAAAGACGGCGGCGGCAAAGGCACAGATCGAGCTGCTCGGGCAGGCCCTCGACCAGTACCGTCTCGACACCAGCAATTACCCGACCACCGATCAGGGGCTCAACGCGCTCGTGACCAATCCCGGCGAAGAGAAGTGGGAGGGCCCCTACCTGAAGAAGACGACGCTCC contains:
- the gspG gene encoding type II secretion system major pseudopilin GspG, which encodes MKNRIYGDHRGFTLVELLVVMVIIGLLAALVAPRLFPKLGKGKTAAAKAQIELLGQALDQYRLDTSNYPTTDQGLNALVTNPGEEKWEGPYLKKTTLPLDPWGKAYNYQSPGTHGEYDLFSYGRDGKPGGEGEDKDIASWE